The window ACATACTACTACCTATTAATCTTTGTCATTCTATCCTTTAATCTGGGAAGCACGTTCAATATGTATTACAGAATGCAAGATTGTGATCGGTTCTACAAACACACTAAAAGCGACAACTATTAACAACCTTGAAGAAATACGAATCTAAATCCTAAGTATTACCGAAGCAAAAGGATAAAGAGATCTAATGGGAAACCACCAGAAGCATCAACATCTAAGAATTCTTACAAGGAATTGATATGGAGAGGCAAAATGGAAGTTGACACAACCATCAAACTGTATCTAAACAATCGACAGAAAAAGTTAGCATATCGTTCATGTATTGCGTCTTATCCTTCAAATATAGGTTTGAATCTTTTATCCGGTAAATTCTTCATTTTTCTGCTCCATTGAGAACATAATTCAAACTTGgaatttctttgtgattagatatCTTAATTTTTTTGGGTTACTATATTTGGctagatgttttttttttcaataaacggTTGGCTTCCCTTGACATTGATCATGCTTTGAAAAATGCACTGAAGGAGAAGATCCAACATATGAAAGGTGTTAAATGGTGAACCATTGATGCACTTCCCTCCATCAAATTTCTGAAAACAATAGTATTCACCACCAGTTTTAACAACAATAGCtgaagggtatttttgtctttttattgtacGTCTATCGGTGTTAGTTTAGCATTAGGTTAGCCGGTAAGCCATTGTTAGCCATATTGGTGTGTGTTATTAATGAAAGAttgaaatgaaactttgattatatttttatgtattatttgaactttcaaaatcttttattaaaattaataaacttttaatttttatgCATATAaggttatgatttttttataatataatcTAACCAACTATGATTGTTAGTCTTATTTTTTTGATAGAAGGTTATGAATTTTTATGTTATTGCATATGGAACAAGTCAATGAAACATATGTTACACTCATTTTGTTTGACATGTACAACATTCATTGTGTATTGTATAATTTTTAGTCGAATACcgaaaaccgaaaccgaaaattTGGCAATCCAATAACCGATAAACAACCCGAACATAAAACCGCAACCGATCTGCCAGTCCAAATGGCCTACAAATTTTGTTGCAAACTTTCCACACACACTCCCTCTCCCCCAACCCATGGTGATTACTTGTACAAAAACaatgatatatattttttaagaaaatttatttttaattaaaaacatCATACTTTTAATTTTAACTCAAAACAAAAGCGTATATCATAGATATATAATCAATTGTATTTACAAATGCCTTACATGTTCTTCCGAATATGCAACCCTCTAAATAATAGAATGCTCCAAAAACTACTTGTCGCCGCCGTTTTGTGCGTGTAATAGACTAGTCTATGTATAGTAGACTagtattagtgtgtgtgtgtgtatatatatataaggttaggttattttgttttcactgtttattgtatgcatgtatgattgattatggaccaatcattttggttattttaagaaagtaattaatgcatattaaatgttgaagatataatgagtattaattacattttcagcatttaatatgcattaattattttcttaaaataattaaaatgattggttcacaatagatagtgaaaaatttaaaactaactataactataactataactatatatatatatatatatatatatatatattgagggtATGGTATGAATTAGTCTATAAAAGAAACAAAAAGCTCGTTTGTTTATCAATATACCTATCTCATTCCCTCTACACCTCCAGTATGGCATTGAAATATTCCCAGTATTATACTCAAGTTCTGGAGCAACGATCACTCAGAAACATAGTTTACTCATGCGTTATATATTTAAGACTCTCAATTGTCTTCTTATGCGGTATTTCATTTTACTTGACAGTCCTATTTCTATCTCGTGATCGTCCCACCATTTCAGTTGATGATTTGTATGTTTCTTCGCTAAACAAAACCTCCAGTTCGTTGACTAATACCACTACAATCGATATCGACCTCAAATTCCAGAATGAGAATTCTCGGGTAGGCATTTACTACGAGGATCCTCTAAATCTCACCATCACTTATATCCCACAAAACATAACCATTTTTATCAACATTCAAGGGTTTTATCAAGGGAACGGAAAGGGTAACAATATCCAAGCCTCTGCAgtgtttcaaaacttgttttcagaCGTTGAACAGCGTAGGATACTGGGAGAAACGCATGTTTTATTGTTTGGTGCAGCCAAAGTGATTGATTTCAGGGTAGATTTGGAGGCCAAAATAAAGTTTAAGTCGATTGAGAACAAAAAGTCCAATCTGTTGGTCAGATCTGATGTGAAGGTCAACGGCAACACTGGGACGTCTGTTCTAAAGACTATTCAAATGAAGTATACTTCTGGATCGAATAACTGGGGAGCTGTGCAATGGCTACTATTCCTtcctttttttatttcatttatggTTGTTACTTTCATTGGTGTTTTGATACCTTTAATAATACTGCTGGTTTTTTCTTCTAAAAACTTTTAGCGTCTGTTTCATATGGTTTGCATTGGGCTTTCGCTTTTTAACCCTTATATGAGTTTTATTGTAGTGAATGTTTCACATAGAAATTAGCTCAAATAAAGATATTACTTAAATAAATGAAATCCTGTGCGGGGGAGCATGGGGACGTGGTTAACGGAAAAAAATTAAGGCTTTTGTTCACATATAACAATTTTTAGAAATTAAAAACCCAATAGAAAATGGTATTTAGAAAATGCAAATCCGGTCTTTAAAATTTGGTAAGAAATGAATtagatttaaatatatttttggtCCTTCATTATAAgtcttttttttaaaacataaagcCAAAAACTTCTTGTTCGCTAAATTTGTTGTTATTCTTAAGTTTCATTGTTGTATCTTTAAATAACAATGGAGCATTTAAATGTCTAAACACCATCAAATGATGTTCTATCActattataaaaaattaatttaccTACGAAATTTAGCTATGAAGATAATTTCGTCGGTAATCAAGGATGGAATAACGACGGAATGAAATGCCTTAATTTTCTCATGTCATTGTGATGGAATAGCTACGAAAAAACGACGAAAGACAAAGTCGTTGATAAATACCAACGGAAACCGACGAAAAacaataaaatattgttttataaaaagTGTTTTCTACTCTATCGGTAAAAAACAATAATGAAAAATGCAATATCTTCATATACTAAGCGCTCACTAATGAGTACTGCATCTTCAAAATTGTAACCTTCCCATGGCATATAAGCTACTAATACGTTTTTCCCTGGGGTTCGAACCCGAGCCATTGCTATGGAGGGGGTGGGGTGGGGCCACCACTTCCGTGAAAGTTTCATCCAACCATTTTtatcatatataatttatatGGAGTACAAATGTCTTTTTATATCTATAATTTatgttaacatatatatatatatatatatatatatatatatatatatatatatatatatatatatatatatatattaaagttctcCACCCTTAGGTACAGTAGCTAAGGGATGACATAAATGGTCATTTATGCCatcctttaatatatatatatatatatatatatatatatatatatatatatatatatatatatatatatatatatatatatatatatattaaagttctcCACCCTTAGGTACAGTAGCTAAGGGATGGCATAAATGGTCATAAGGGTTTTGCTTCCaatcttcaaaaatgtaagtaaatcctTCCATCTATGTGTTGATACATCACTTCTTCTTGATTTCTTACTTGACTTCATCCAGAAATACATCTTTTGAACCTAGATCTCAAGATCatgaagaacatcaagaac of the Lactuca sativa cultivar Salinas chromosome 6, Lsat_Salinas_v11, whole genome shotgun sequence genome contains:
- the LOC122194604 gene encoding uncharacterized protein LOC122194604 — protein: MALKYSQYYTQVLEQRSLRNIVYSCVIYLRLSIVFLCGISFYLTVLFLSRDRPTISVDDLYVSSLNKTSSSLTNTTTIDIDLKFQNENSRVGIYYEDPLNLTITYIPQNITIFINIQGFYQGNGKGNNIQASAVFQNLFSDVEQRRILGETHVLLFGAAKVIDFRVDLEAKIKFKSIENKKSNLLVRSDVKVNGNTGTSVLKTIQMKYTSGSNNWGAVQWLLFLPFFISFMVVTFIGVLIPLIILLVFSSKNF